In a genomic window of Gambusia affinis linkage group LG04, SWU_Gaff_1.0, whole genome shotgun sequence:
- the LOC122829421 gene encoding solute carrier family 22 member 7-like, which translates to MKFDDVLSEINGFGKFQVKMFLIQMLSRITLPCHFLLDNFMGAVPPHHCNISTLDDGGIFGNLTPYQQLLVSIPTEQDGTLSSCQMFAKPQYEYLSGNRTEEESFVECQSGWVYDNSDFKSTLVTEWDLVCSRKGMNKATTTIFFIGVMIGAPLFGFLSDRFGRRRLLLVSYLSSLAFAVLSAFSTSYVMFTIMRFFTGMSLSGISIISIALNVEWCSIEHRTFSSVIISLDWTLGNLFLTGIAFFVRDWRMLLVAVSSPLILAIFAWRWLPESARWLLVKKNAEAAHHYIAKCAETNNRSECIATITSKTLLESAEVDTGDKKYTIVDLFRTPNIRKLAICSGIVWYGVAFTYYGISLNITGFGLNPFLTQFVFASIEMPIKIAVYFSLEKIGRKHSQVAVLLSVGVCLFINIFVPKDKWIIRTTVAVLGKSMSEASFTIIFLYTMEFYPTVVRQNGLGYNSFVARLGVSISPLIMLLEDVWQFLPTAIYCAVAVSSGLVASFLPETLNTQLPEFIEDIEKPRNKSTRKMVIQ; encoded by the exons ATGAAATTTGACGATGTACTTTCTGAAATTAATGGATTTGGAAAATTCCAAGTCAAGATGTTCTTGATTCAGATGCTTTCTCGAATCACTCTGCCGTGCCATTTTCTGCTGGACAACTTTATGGGCGCTGTGCCCCCTCACCACTGCAACATCAGCACCCTGGACGATGGAGGCATCTTTGGAAATTTGACTCCCTACCAGCAGCTGTTGGTTTCCATTCCAACAGAGCAAGATGGGACTCTTAGCTCATGTCAGATGTTTGCAAAGCCCCAATATGAGTATCTATCAGGCAACCGCACTGAGGAGGAATCCTTTGTTGAGTGTCAGAGTGGATGGGTCTATGACAATAGCGACTTCAAATCTACCTTGGTAACTGAG TGGGATCTTGTCTGCAGCAGAAAAGGGATGAACAAAGCAACAACTACAATTTTCTTTATTGGTGTCATGATTGGAGCCCCGCTCTTTGGGTTTCTAAGTGA CAGGTTTGGGCGACGACGACTGCTGCTGGTGTCTTATTTATCCTCCTTGGCGTTTGCGGTACTGAGCGCGTTCTCCACATCATATGTAATGTTCACCATCATGAGGTTCTTCACAGGAATGTCCCTTTCAGGGATAAGCATTATCTCCATTGCTTTAA ATGTTGAATGGTGCAGCATTGAGCACAGGACTTTCTCAAGTGTAATCATAAGTCTGGACTGGACCCTTGGGAACTTGTTTTTGACAGGGATTGCTTTCTTTGTGAGGGACTGGAGGATGCTCCTTGTGGCTGTTTCTTCACCACTGATTTTGGCCATCTTTGCTTGGCG TTGGCTCCCAGAGTCGGCTAGGTGGCTTTTggtaaagaaaaatgcagaagcTGCGCATCATTACATTGCAAAATGCGCTGAAACAAACAACAGGTCAGAGTGTATTGCTACAATCACATCAAAG ACGTTACTGGAATCTGCAGAAGTTGATACTGGAGATAAGAAGTACACTATAGTTGATCTGTTCAGGACCCCAAATATAAGAAAACTTGCGATATGCTCAGGGATTGTATG GTATGGAGTGGCATTTACTTATTATGGGATAAGTCTAAACATTACAGGGTTTGGACTAAATCCATTCCTCACACAATTCGTCTTCGCTTCAATCGAAATGCCGATAAAGATTGCCGTCTATTTCTCCTTGGAGAAAATTGGTCGAAAGCATAGTCAGGTGGCAGTTCTGCTGTCAGTGGGGGTCTGTCtattcatcaatatttttgttccGAAAG ATAAGTGGATTATTCGGACCACTGTGGCCGTCCTGGGAAAATCCATGTCAGAGGCTTCATTCACTATAATATTCCTTTACACAATGGAATTTTATCCTACAGTAGTCCG gCAGAATGGTCTAGGCTACAACTCGTTTGTGGCACGGCTGGGCGTGTCCATCTCCCCACTCATTATGCTGTTGGAAGACGTGTGGCAGTTCCTCCCCACCGCCATTTACTGTGCCGTGGCAGTTAGCTCTGGTTTGGTTGCTTCATTCCTGCCTGAAACATTAAACACCCAGCTGCCAGAGTTCATTGAAGACATTGAGAAACCCAG gAACAAGTCAACACGGAAGATGGTAATTCAGTAA